The Paenibacillus dendritiformis region CCCGGCGTAACCGCGACGGCGGTTACCCCATGCGGACGCAGATCCTCCGCCATCGCGGCGGCGAGATGAATGGCGGATATTTTGGCCAGACTGTAATACAGATTGCCGCGGTAACGATAATCGATGCCATCCGTAATCTCGATGATAATGCCCTGCCGCCGGGCCACCATGAGCGGCGCGCCGTAATAGCTCGTCATCATATGGGAATGGACGGCCTGCTGCTGCATCCGCAGCCCGTTGGCCAGCGAATGCTCCCAGAAGGCGGCTCCCCACTGGGTCAGCGACTCGCCTCCCCATACGTCGTTCACCAATATATCCAGCTGACCGTTCTGCTCGGCCCGAATCCGCTCGAACAGCGCCTTCACTTCCTCCTCGACCGTATGATCGACACGTACCGGAATGCCCTGGCCTCCATGCGCCGTCACCAGCTCCGCCGTCTCCTCGATCGTCTCGCTCCGGCCCATGTCGGACTGACGGCCGCGAACCGAACGGCCCGTGCAGTATACGGTGGCTCCAGCCTCTCCCAGCATCGTGGAGATTCCTCTGCCTGCTCCCCGCGTCGCTCCCGCTACGACGGCCACCTTGCCATCCAATGGCTTCATTCCTCATCATCCTCTCTGAATTCTTGACTACGAACCTAGTGTACCCGACCCAATATGACATCTATTGTCATATTGATATGATATGATGAGATTTGATGAGCCACTGCAAATGAACGGAGATAGAAATAGATTACACGGGAAAGAGGATGATAGGATGCGCGCGGATCGGCTGTTATCCATCGTGCTGCTGCTGCAGAATTATGGCAAATTGACATCGAAGGAGTTGGCCCGGAGGCTGGAGGTATCCGAGCGGACTATCATGCGCGACATGGATGCCCTCAGCGCCGCCGGCATTCCGGTGTACGCGGATCGCGGATCGAACGGCGGCTGGATGCTGGCAGAGGGATACCGCACGACATTGACGGGGATGAAGGCGACGGAGCTTCTGTCGCTGCTGCTGATCCCGTCCTCCCTGCTCGATGATCTCGGCCTTCGGGAAGAGGGAGACAGCGCCCTGCGGAAGCTGCTCGCCTCCACGACCGCCGAGCAGCGGCGGGACGCGGAATTTGCCCGGGAGCGCCTCCATATCGACGGGGCAGGTTGGCATGAGTCGACGAAGGACTCGTCGCCCTGTCTGCCCCTGCTGCAGGAGGCCGTCTGGGAAGAGCGGGCGGTTCGTGGAATATGAACGCGAGGATGGCGTCGTGACCCGGACGCTTCACCCGCTCGGGCTCGTGGCAAAGCGGAATGTGTGGTATCTCGTCGCGGAGACCGGCGAAGCCTCGCTGCGCACGTACCGCTTGTCGCGGCTGCGGCATGCCGAGCTGCTGGACGAGACCTTCGCGCGCCCCGCCGGCTTCGACCTCGCCTCCTACTGGGCGCAATCGACGGCCCAGTTCACCGCGAGCCTGCCGCGCTACCCGGCGCGTATACGGCTGCGCGACGATGTGTTGGCGCGCTTGTCCCAGGACCGGTACGTCCGTGTCGGTCCGGTCCGGGCCGCAGGCGGCGGATGGTCCGAGGCCGAGGTCGAATTCCATACGCTGGAATCGGCCGCCGAGACGATTCTCCGCTTCGGGCCGCGGATGGTGGCCATTGCGCCGGCCGAGCTGCGCGCCGCGGTCATCGCGGAAGCGAAGGCGCTGCTGGCGCAATACGGCGAGGAGCAGGTCTGAGGCCGCACTGCGAACGCGGCCTGTTCCTTTTTTTCTTCCAGGGTATAGGTTGCCGTGTTATTTATATGTATACTGTTATCAATTCCTTTGCCGGAGGTGCATATATCATGCCGCAAGATTCGAAGGTGAGCGTAGCTCAACATTATTTGCGGGTCGTCATTGACAAATTCACGAGCCTGAAAGCGGATGCCGAGCGGGCGATGGCTCAGCTTCAGGAGCAGGATCTCCATTGGGCAATGAACGAGGACTCGAATAGCGTCGCCGTTATCATCCAGCATATGAGCGGCAATATGATTTCCCGCTGGACCGACTTCCTGACAAGCGACGGGGAGAAGCCGGATCGCAACCGCGACGATGAGTTCATCGATTCGATTCGTTCCAAAGACGATCTGCTGCGGGTATGGAATCGAGGCTGGGACGTATTTCTGAATACGCTTCGCTCCCTGACCGCGGACGATCTGTTGGCGACGGTCACAATCCGGAACGAAGCTCATACCGTTCTCGAAGCGATCGAGCGCCAGATGTCGCATTATTCATATCATGTCGGCCAGATTGTCTACGTCGCGAAGCAGATTCGCTCCGAGGAATGGAGCACATTATCGATTCCCCGCAAAAGCAAAAAATAAGGCTCCGCCACAGGTCAGGTCTGTCATAAGCAGGCCTGCCCTTATCTATGGGCGTGCTCCCGTCTTAAGCTGCTTTCCGGCGGCGTCCCTGATAGAGGAGATTCCCTCCCCTCTACCCTCTACCGCTTGGCATATCGCTCGATCATGTCCGCCAGCTTCTCCGTCGTGCCGATCGCATCGCCTGAGCGCGAATCCATCCGCTGCACGTACTCCTCCCGCTTCTCTCCCAGCCTGTGAATCATGTGCAGGAAGGCGTCCGACGACACGTCCGCATCATCCAGCACCTCGGCGAACCCTCTGTCCGCGAACGATCTGGCGTTCAGGATCTGATCCCCGCGGCTGGACCCCTTCGGCAGCGGAATCAGCAGCATCGGCTTGCGCAGCGACAGCAATTCAAAGATCGCGTTCGATCCGGCCCGCGAGATGACGATGTCGGACATTGCCATCAGATGGGGCAGCTCGTCTTGGACGAATTCGAATTGCTTATATCCGGGAAGCTGCAGAGCTTCTTCCACCTGGCCTGCGCCGCAAATATGCACGATCCGGAAGGTGTCGAGCAGAGAACGCAGGTTGGCCCGGATCGCCTGGTTGATGCTTTTGGCGCCCAAGCTACCGCCGATGACAAGCAGGACCTTCTTCCCTGCCGGGAATCCGCAATGCAGCCGCCCCTTGGCGGCATTGCCCAGCCGCAGCTCCTCGCGGACGATTGCGCCGACGTATTCCGCTTTCCCGCTGCGGATATGCTGAAGCGTCTCAGGGAACGTCGCACAGATCCGGGTTGCGAACGGAGTGGCGATACGGTTCGCCAAGCCGGGCGTCATATCCGACTCGTGGATGACGGCCGGCACCCGCCGCATCCATCCGGCCGCGACGACCGGCACGGACACGAATCCTCCCTTGGAGAAAATGATCCGGGGCCCAATGCGCCTCAATAACGCATAGGCTTGGCCACAACCTTTTAAGACCTTGAACGGATCCTTCACATTGTTCCAATCCGCATAGCGCCTCAGCTTCCCGGTCGCGATCCCGTGATACTCCACTTCAGGGAAGGACGACATGATCTTCCTCTCGATTCCTTCGTACGACCCGATATAGTGAATATCCCAATTCCGCTCCAGCAGCTTCGGAATCAAGGCGGCATTGACGGTAACGTGACCTGCCGAGCCTCCTCCGGTTAATACTATCTTTTTATTCTTCATCAGCTACCCCCATCCCGCACCCCGTTGTCCAATCATCATGATACCCTGCTGACAGGCGTCGGACATGCGAATTCCCTTCCGATATGGATAGGATGGAATGTCCGCCAGCCATCGCGAAGATAATAGTTTACATAATATTATTTATGAAAACTTCATATCCCGCTCTCACTGGAAGCATTTCGCATAACGAGGAACATAGCGGTTTGACATCCTGTGTATTTGCCTTATTGTATTCTACCGTTTCCCGGATGGGCAATAAAACAGGTTACGGCTTCGGCAGCCGTACCGTAAAGGTGAAGTGTCCATGCTCATGCCGAAGCGTGATCGTGCCGCCATGCAGCTCGACGATGTTCTTCGCAATGGACAGTCCCAGACCGGATCCGGATTGAATCGCATGCGCCGTGCGGGAATCATCGGCCTTGTAGAAGCGTTCAAACAGATGCTTCTCCTGCTCCGCCGTAATCGGCTTGCCCTCGTTCTCGATCGCAACCCTCAGATGGCCGTTCCCGGATTGGAACGAAACATAGATATCGCCCGGCTTGATCGAAAATTTCAAGGCATTCAGCAGCAGATTGTCGAGGGCCCGGATGATCTTCTCGCTATCCACCTGAACCAGGGCAGGCGCCGGTTCAAGCTGCCAATGCATGTGCACCCCATACTCCTGGGCAATCGGCTCGAATTCCACGAGGAGCTGCTCCAGCAGCTCCCGCAGATCGACCGGCTCCTTCTGGAGCTTCGCATCGGTTGAAGTCAGGCGCGTATACTCGAACAAATCGTCGATCAAATATTTCAGATGAATCGCCTTCTTGTACGTATTGTGAATGAATCGCTCCTGCTCCTCCGTGTCTTGATACGATTTGCTCGTCAATAGATCCAGGTACCCGATAATGCTCGTTAACGGCGTCCGCAGATCATGGGAAATCCCCGTAATCAGCGCCATTTTCGCTTGCTCCTGCTCCCGTTCATTCGCTTGCTGCAGCATCAGCGCCTCCGCCATCGCATTGATGCTGTCCGCTACTCTGCCCAGCTCATCCTCCCGCTCCGCGGGCACCCGGTAAGTAAGATCGCCCTGAGAGATGACATGGAGCCCCTCGGCCAGCGTCATCACATCGTGAACAATCGGCCGGGTGAAGTAGAAGAACAGCGCCGTGAAGAGGCCCGCAAATATAAAGATGTCGAGCACGGCAATATACGGCGCGATCGGATAATGATTTTTAATGTGGTTAAATAAAATCATAATCAGCACCGTCAACAATAAGCTGAGCACGAACCGCCACAATATCGCGCCCCGGATACTTTTGCGGATATGGAATAGAGTCACGAGTTTATTTATCAATTTTATATCCTACTCCCCAGACGGTCTTAATATATTGCGGGCTGCGCGGGTTCAGCTCAAGCTTTTCGCGCAGATTGCGGATATGCACCATAACCGTGTTGTCCGAATACCCTGCGGGCTCCTTCCATACGCGCTCATAGATGCGATCGGCATGGAACACCTGGCCGCGATGCTTCGCCAGCAGCTCCAGGATCGAGAATTCAATCGGTGTCAAGCTGACCGCGCGCTCTCGTACCGTAACCTCGTGTTGAACCCGATCGATGACGAGTTCGCCGACGCGAATTATCTCCTCGTTCGGCGCCTGAGATTCCGCGTACTTCTGGCGGCGCAGCTGGGCCTTCACCCGGGCCATCAGCTCCAGCGGATTGAATGGCTTCGCCACATAATCATCGGCTCCGGTCGTCAGTCCGTTGATTTTGTCGATATCCTCTTCCTTGGCGGACAGCATAATAATCGGAACACTTGAAGTTTCTCTTATTTTCATACAGGTCCGAATCCCGTCCATATTCGGCATCATCACGTCCAGAATAACGACGTTAACCGGTTCGCTATTCAATCGTTCGAGCGCTTCCAGGCCGTCGGAAGCTTCACGAACTTGATAACCTTCATTGCGTAAATATACATGGATGACATCCCGAATCTCCGGGTCGTCATCCACGACTAATATGGTCGCCGTCATGCCTTACCCCATCCTTATGCTTTAGAATGAACATCACGCTTCACAATACGAATACGATCCAGATAACCTCCAGCCCATAGGACAGATCGAGTGCCATGCTCCTCCCTATCCCCCTCTTTCCTTCCTTATCTTATCGCAAAAAATTGAAGTTCTCCCCGCGGAAAAACTAAAAAAATTCTAAAGACGCCCGATAGGAAGGATCATGCGTTCTCCATTTGCTTGTGGCACGGGCCATCTCCTTCCGGATCAAAAAAGCCATCCCGCATACACGCTTGGATGGCCAAAAAATCCTTATTTTCGAAGCAGAACGCTCTTCTTCAGCAGCAAGTCCTCGAAGACAGGCCGCTGAACGGTGCTGATCTGCGAGGTATCGATCTGCTCCAGACGCTTGAATTCCAGCGCCGCCGATTCCCCCGCCTCGTCCCGAAAGCGCAGCGTCTTGCCGTCTTTCTCCAGCTTCCCTTCCAGATTCACTGCCGCATGGAACAGGAACATGACGAACACGACTTCATTGCCGTCCGGGTATGTATAATGCATCCGTTCGCCGCTGTATATCGAGTACAGTTCATACTGCTCGACAACAAGCCCCGTCTCTTCATAGACTTCCCGAATCATGGTGTCCTCGATCGCTTCTCCCGGCTCCATGCCGCCCCCGGGCAGCCCCCAGTTGCCGTAATCCGATCGCTTCTGCAGCAGCACTCTGCCGGCACGATCGCGGATGATCGCTCCCGCGGTCACGATGATTTTGCTTTTTGCCACATTTTCCACCCTTTATCTTTGTATATTTCGGCGTTGCGCAGCGCATGCGGCAAGCCGTTGCATATCGATGCCTGCAAGCGCTCCGCCCTGTCGGCATCAAACCGCGCCTATGAATTAATCGCATTTATGATTAATGTCATTAATTATATTATACCGCCTATTTTCCTCACCGCATCGACAAATTGCTTCATTTCTTCATCCGTTCCGATCGATACTCTCAAATAGTTGTCGATTCTGGGCTGAGCGAAGTAACGGACCAATATGCCCTGCTCGCGCAGCTCCTCGAACAGCCGCTTCGCCGGAATCGCCGGATGGGTCATCATGACGAAGTTCGCCTTCGATTCGATAACGGAGCACCCTAGTTCTTCGAGCTGCTTGACCGTCCACTCCCGCGTCCGGATGACGTTCCGGCAAGTCTCCTGGAAGTAGTCCTCATCCTCCAGCGCCGCCGCCGCGCCCGCGAGCGCCATCCGGTCCAGCGTATAGGAGTTGAACGAATTTTTGACGCGTTCCAGCCCTTCGATCAAGTCTTCCTGTCCGAAAGCCATGCCTACCCGCATGCCGGCCAGCGACCGCGACTTGGACAGCGTCTGAATGACAAGCAGATTCGGATAGTCATCGATAAGCTTCAGGGCGGATTCCCCGCCGAAATCAATATAGGCTTCATCGAGAATGACTACGTGTTCCGCATGCTCCTCCAGCAGCGGGCGGAAGGAATCGACCGGAACGTATTTTCCTGTCGGCGCATTCGGATTCGGGATGACAACTCCCGCGCATTCCGGATGAAATGCATCCAGCCGCACATGAAACTCTTCATCCAGGGCGATCGTCTCATACGGCAAGCCATATAAATTCGCATAGACTTTATAGAAACTGTATGTAACATCCGGGAACAGAACCGGTGCTCCCGGCGTAAAAAATGCGGCGAATGAGAAAGCGAGTATTTCATCGGAGCCATTGCCGATGAACACTTGCCGCTCGCTTCGTCCGAACCGTCTTGCCGCGGCCTGCCTCAGCTCCTGGCATGCCGGATCCGGATACAGGCGCAGATCCGCCTGAACCGCCTGTTGGATGGCAGCCAGCACACGGGGAGATGGAGGATACGGATTCTCGTTCGTATTCAGTTTGATATAGGTTTTATCCTTAGGCTGCTCCCCAGGCACATAGGGGACAAGCCGCTTTGTCAGGTCGCTCCAATATTTGCTCATGTTCTTCTCTCTCTCCTTTACTGAGCGTATCTTCCCGCGATGGAATCACAGACACCGTGATAAGAGCCGATCTCCATCTGTGAACGTATTTAGTTAACATCATTAAATAAATGTGCCGCAGCCCATCTTCCTTGGAAAACAGGTGCCAAGTGAATCCAAAACGGCTCGAATCAACGTCCCTCCCGCCCGGAGTCATGCGAATACGTCTCTTCCTGAATCGACGATCGGCCCGGATCCAGCAAAGTGAGGAACTGTTCATAGAGCAGGTCCAGTTCCGGATCCCGATACAGAGACCCCGCCGCATCCCGGTAGGCTTGTTCGCTTGGAAAGATCTGAATCTCTATCCATAGGCCGGGCTCATCGGAGCTGGGAGCATAATGCAGCGTATAATCAAGATGTGCCCGATATACAGCGTCGGCACGCGCCATGAGCTGATGATAGGCCTGCGTCCGGGACGCTTGGATGTAGTAGCGGAATATTTTGTAATACAGAGTTATCCCTCCCGCGTCCGCATTGTTGATTCGAGATCGGACGTATTCCAAAAATGACGCTCGAGCATGTTTTCGCCTTCTCCACTTTTTCCTTGTCTTCATCATAGAATAGTAAACGTCTGTCTGCAATCCCGTATTCTGAGTCAATGGCAGCAGTGCGGACGGAGCAGGCAGACGCACAAAGCCAGAGAGCCTTACGCCCTCTGGCTTATTTTTCTCCATTTCGATATCAGACCAAAGTCTCACGCCCGCTCTACCGGGATTCAGCAACCGCATCGGGACGCACATAACGCGAGAGCAGCCCATGCTTCGGCGATCCGATAAAGCTAATCATGAATACAATGCCGGTGGCGAAGGCCATCGAACCGGAAATCGATGTGTCCAGCCATACCGCAACATAGTAGCCTCCGGCTGCGGAGAGAATGCCGCAGGCAGAGCTCAGCACGAGCATGACGGACAAGCGGTCGGTCCACAAGTATGCGGCCGCCGCCGGTGTAATCAGCATGGCTACGACCATAATCGCTCCGACCGCATCGAACGAGGCGACGGTCGTCACCGACACCAGCCCCATGAACAGATAGTGCATGAGCGCCACGGGGATTCCGATGCTCGCGGCCAGCGCCGGATCGAAGGTCGTAATTTTCCACTCTTTGTAGAATGCCAATATCGCAATCAGCACAACCAGCAGCACGATGCCGAGAATCAGCGTCGCTTCCGGTACGGACCCGAGCCCGGGCAGGTCGACCGTGTTCCACGGCACGAACGTAATCTCCCCCATCAGCGCGTGCTTCACATCCAGGTGGGCATTGCCGATCTGCGTCGCAATCAGGATGACGCCAATCGCGAACAGCGTCGTGAAGACGACGCCGATTGAGGCGTCCTGCTGCACGCCCCGGGAATGGAACCACTGCACCAGCACAGCGGTCAGCAGTCCGGCAATAATCGCGCCGATCAGCATATGAATGCCGCTTAGTTCCCGCGTAATGAGAAAAGCCGTTACGATGCCAAGCAGGACGGTATGACTGATGGCATCCGCCATCATCGCCATCCGGCGCAGAATCAGAAAGACGCCGACCAATCCGCAAGACATGCCGACCAAGGAGGCGGTCAATAATATCCACGCTGTATAGCTCATCTCAATTCCCCTCCTCGAGCACGCTGCCAAGCGGCTTCCCCGTCCAGGAGCCGGCCAGTTGCTTTTTCTGGGCGCGCAGCTGCAGGGATTTGACGAGCAGTCCTTTTTGGGCGCCGAATACGAGCGACACGAGGAAGAGCGAAGAGGACGCGACGACGATGAACGGTCCGGTCGGCCACCCCTTGCCGAGCGTGCTGATCACGGTTCCGAAGAAGCCGGAACCGCCGCCGAAGAGAGCCGACAGGATCATCATCCACTTGAAGGAATGCGTCCAGTAGCGCGCGCTGACCGAAGGAATGATGAGCAGCGCGGCCATCAGAATGACGCCGACGGCCTGGATGCCGATGACAATGACGAGCACGAGCACAGTCAAATAGACGGCATTCATCAGCCTGCCCGACAATCCCAAGCCTGCGGCAAAATTGGCGTCGAACAGGAACAGCTTCCATTCCTTGAAAGCAATGATGACGACGAGCATGACGAGCAGTGCGACGACGAGCATCGTGTACACGTCTTTGCGGACCATCGACGCGGCTTGACCGAAGATGAAGTTGTCCAGCCCGCTCTGGTTGCCGCCGCCGGTCCGATTGACGATGGTGAGGAGCATGATCCCGAATCCGAAAAATACGGACAGGATCATGCCCATCGCCGTATCCTCCTTCACGCGGCTGGAGGAGCGGATCCATTGAATCAGGCTGGCCCCCAGCAGCGCGCTGACGGCCGCTCCGGCGATCATCACCGGCAAATTTTTGCTACCCATGAGGGCGAAGCCGATGACGACTCCGGGCAGCGCCGCATGGGACAGCGCATCGCTCATCAGACTCTGCCGCTTCCAATAGGCAAGGCATCCGATCATCCCCGACGCCATGCCGAGAATCAGCGTGCTGAACAGGACCCACTGCGCATTCGGAGACAACAATGCGTCGAACATGCTTAAGCCTCCTTCATCCAGCGCAGCGCTCCGCCGTAGGCGCGGTGGACATTATCCCTGGTGAAGACCTTCCCGGTCTTGCCATGAGCGACAACTGTCCGGTTGAGCAGCAGAACATGGTCGAAATAGTCTTCTACCGTCTGCAGATCGTGATGCACGACCATTACGGTCTTCCCGGACAGCTTCAATTCCTTGAGCGTCGTCATAATCGCCGTCTCCGTCGCGGCGTCGACGCCGGCCAGCGGTTCATCCATGAAGTACAGATCCGCATCCTGGACCAGCGCCCGCGCGAGGAACACCCGCTGCTGCTGGCCGCCGGACAATTGACTGATTTGGCGTTCCGCATAATCGGCCATTCCCATCTTCGCCAACGATTCCATCGCCAGCTCCCGATGGCGGCGGCCCGGCCATCGGAGCCAGCCGATCCGTCCGTACAAGCCCATCAGCACCACATCCAGCGCATTGGTCGGGAAATCCCAGTCGACCGATCCGCGCTGCGGCACATAGCCCACTCGCGTCTTCATCTTCGCCAAGGTCGATCCGAAGAAGGAGACGGTGCCGGACAGCTTCGGGTGCAGCTCCAGCATCACCTTGAGCAGCGTCGACTTCCCTGCCCCGTTCGGGCCGACAATTCCGGTCAACGAGCCTTGCTTCACTTCAAAGGCGACATCGTGAAGCACTTGATTTTTGCGGTAAGATGCCGTTACGCCCTGCACGTTCAGAACGGACATATTACTCACCTCTCTCTGTCAATGCGTGATAGATCGTCTCCACATTGTGGCGGTACATTCCGAGATATGTACCTTCCGGCGTACCCGCATCGCCCATTGCGTCCGAGAAGAGCTCCCCGCCCAGCTTGACCTGAAGCCCCTTGCTCGCCACTCCTTCGATGACGGCTTTGATCGAGCTCTGGTTGATGCTGCTCTCGACAAACACCGCAGGAATCCGGTATTCCAGCAATATCGCAATCGTATCGTCGATATCGGAGATGCCGATCTCGTCCTCCGTGCTCAGCCCCTGGAGACCGACCACCTCCACGTCGTGCATGCGCCCGAAGTAGCCGAACGCGTCATGCGCCGTGACGAGGACGCGCTTCTCCTTCGGGATGAGCGCCAGCTTGCCCTTCGATTCCTCCTGAAGCGCATCCAACTGCTCGAAATACTTCGCCTTGTTCGCCTCGAAATAATCGGCATCGTCTGGCGAATACCGCTTCAACTCCTCGGTCGCCGCGCCGAGCGCCAGCTTCCACAGTTCGATATCGAACCAGACGTGCGGATCGATTGCCCCCGCATCGTCCTTCAACAAGCGTTCGGCTGGGATCGCTTCCGCCACGGCCCGTACAGGCCTCTTTTTGCCGATTTGCTCGAAGACCTCTCCCATATTGCCTTCCAGATTCAGGCCGCTGTACAGCACGATATCCCCGCTTTCCAGCTTCTGAATATCTCCCTGTGTGGCATTGTACAGATGCGGGTCTACCCCCGGGCCCATTAAGCTCTGCACGTTCACCCGGTCCCCGCCGATGACCGATACCGGCTCCGCGATTTGGGCGATGGTCGTAACGATATTGATTTTCCCTTCCCGTGCTGCTGCTGTCGGTTGCTCTGATCCGGAGCCGCATGCCGATACAATGATCGACAGCGCCAAGATCATGACGCTCATCAGCTTCCCTCGAATTTTGCCCTGCTTCACTTCCTATTCCTCCTCCATCATTTACATGCAGCACTGGTACCTATAGTATGCGTGCGGGCAAGAATATTCACCTAGTGCAACTTTAATGCTAAATATAAAATTAGTTTCCCAAGGTTTATTTGTCAAGAGCCCAATTTGCCAGAGTTGGAGCTGTTTTCGCTTTCTTATGCTGCTATCCATTTTTCTTCCCCATGAAAAATCCTTATCTTACAGGCACTTTTCCACATTACCAGCCGTTTATAACTTTCCTTTGTCCAACTTATTTTAGTGAAATTAATTATTTTTCCCGCTGCTTCACCCTCTCGCCCCACAACGACAAAAAGCCTTCATTCCCGTGAATGAAGGCCGCAATAGCAAACTGCCTATTTCGTTATAAAATATACGATGGTTACTACCAAAAACGGAATCGAACTTAGGAACACAATCCCCGACCATTGAGTACGGGCGCGCAGTTCTTCTGTTGAGCTAGAGTGGAAGTTGGCTCGCGACCGATCCCCGCTTACGAGCGTCCCGGATAGGATTGCCGCGAGAATCACCAGGATTCCCCCAGGCCACGCATTCGCTTCGGCCGCCAGTTCCCAGCCGCCCCTCGCATACG contains the following coding sequences:
- a CDS encoding metal ABC transporter solute-binding protein, Zn/Mn family, which gives rise to MSVMILALSIIVSACGSGSEQPTAAAREGKINIVTTIAQIAEPVSVIGGDRVNVQSLMGPGVDPHLYNATQGDIQKLESGDIVLYSGLNLEGNMGEVFEQIGKKRPVRAVAEAIPAERLLKDDAGAIDPHVWFDIELWKLALGAATEELKRYSPDDADYFEANKAKYFEQLDALQEESKGKLALIPKEKRVLVTAHDAFGYFGRMHDVEVVGLQGLSTEDEIGISDIDDTIAILLEYRIPAVFVESSINQSSIKAVIEGVASKGLQVKLGGELFSDAMGDAGTPEGTYLGMYRHNVETIYHALTERGE
- a CDS encoding DUF5316 family protein, with the translated sequence MKYFGLACIISLLITALAYARGGWELAAEANAWPGGILVILAAILSGTLVSGDRSRANFHSSSTEELRARTQWSGIVFLSSIPFLVVTIVYFITK